In one window of Bos mutus isolate GX-2022 chromosome 13, NWIPB_WYAK_1.1, whole genome shotgun sequence DNA:
- the LOC138990405 gene encoding LOW QUALITY PROTEIN: V-type proton ATPase subunit H-like (The sequence of the model RefSeq protein was modified relative to this genomic sequence to represent the inferred CDS: inserted 2 bases in 1 codon; deleted 1 base in 1 codon), producing the protein MTKMDIRGAVDAAVPTNIIAAKAAEVRANKVNWQSYLQGQMISSEDCEFIQRFEMKRSPEEKQEMLQTEGSQCAKTFINRMTPISKEQTVQYILTLVDDTLQENHQRVSIFFDYAKRSKNTAWSYFLPMLNRQDLFTVRMAARIIAKLPAWGKELMKGSDLNYYFNWIKTQLSSQKLCGSGIAAETETVSSSDSSQYVQCVAGCLQLMLRVNEYRFAWVEADGVNCIMGVLSNKCGFQLQYQMIFSVWLLAFSPQMCKHLRRYNIIPVLSDILQESVKEKVTRIILAAFRNFLEKSVERETRQEYALAMIQCKVLKQLENLEQEKXDDEDISEDIKFLLEKLGESVQDLSSFDEYSSELKSGRLEWSPVHKSEKFWRENAARLNEKNDELLKILTELLEVSDDPQVLAVAAHDVGEYVRHYLRGKRVMEQLGGKQRVMNHEDQQVGYNALLAVQKLTVHNWEYLGKQLQSEQPQTAAARS; encoded by the exons ATGACCAAGATGGATATTCGGGGCGCTGTGGATGCTGCTGTTCCCACCAACATCATTGCGGCCAAGGCTGCGGAAGTCCGTGCGAACAAAGTGAACTGGCAGTCCTACCTGCAGGGGCAGATGATTTCTTCTGAAGACTGCGAGTTCATTCAAAGATTTGAGATGAAAAGAAGTCctgaggagaagcaggagatgctTCAGACTGAAGGCAGTCAGTGTGCTAAGACATTTATAAATCGGATGACTCCTATTTCCAAAGAGCAGACC GTTCAGTACATACTCACCCTGGTGGATGATACACTGCAGGAAAATCACCAGCGTGTTAGCATTttctttgactatgctaaacGTAGCAAGAACACTGCCTGGTCCTACTTCCTGCCGATGCTGAATCGCCAGGATCTCTTTACTGTTCGTATGGCAGCAAGAATTATTGCCAAGTTACCAGCTTGGGGAAAAGAACTGATGAAAGGCAGCGACTTGAATTACTATTTCAATTGGATAAAGACTCAACTGAGTTCACAGAAACTGTGTGGTAGCGGTATCGCTGCTGAAACAGAAACAGTCTCTTCAAGCGATAGTTCCCAGTATGTGCAGTGCGTGGCGGGGTGTCTGCAGCTGATGCTCCGAGTCAATGAGTACCGCTTCGCCTGGGTGGAGGCAGACGGGGTGAACTGCATCATGGGCGTTCTGAGTAACAAGTGTGGCTTTCAGCTCCAGTATCAGATGATCTTTTCCGTGTGGCTCCTGGCTTTCAGCCCACAGATGTGTAAACACCTGAGGCGCTACAACATCATCCCTGTCCTGTCCGACATCCTGCAGGAGTCGGTCAAAGAGAAGGTGACGAGGATCATCCTCGCAGCATTCCGTAACTTCTTAGAAAAGTCAGTTGAACGAGAAACTCGCCAAGAGTATGCCCTGGCGATGATTCAGTGCAAAGTCCTGAAACAGCTGGAGAACTTGGAGCAGGAGAA CGACGACGAAGACATCAGTGAGGATATAAAGTTCCTCTTGGAGAAACTCGGTGAAAGTGTCCAGGATCTCAGCTCATTTGATGAATACAGTTCAGAACTAAAGTCTGGAAGGTTGGAGTGGAGTCCTGTGCACAAATCTGAGAAATTTTGGAGAGAGAATGCTGCGAGgttaaatgaaaagaatgatgAGCTCTTGAAAATTTTGACCGAACTTCTGGAGGTGTCTGACGATCCCCAAGTCTTAGCTGTTGCCGCCCATGACGTTGGGGAGTATGTGCGCCATTACCTACGAGGCAAGCGGGTCATGGAACAGTTGGGTGGGAAGCAGCGGGTGATGAACCACGAGGACCAGCAGGTGGGCTACAACGCCCTCCTGGCTGTACAGAAGCTCACGGTGCACAACTGGGAATATCTTGGTAAACAACTCCAGTCTGAACAGCCGCAGACTGCAGCTGCCCGGAGCTGA
- the ANKRD16 gene encoding ankyrin repeat domain-containing protein 16 isoform X4, with product MAAPADPRRLCRLVQDGRLCTLREELQAAGHAGCAGPAGDTLLHCAARHGRRDVLAYLVEAWDLDIEAANRDYKRPLHEAASMGHRNCVRYLLGRGAAVDCLKKADWTPLMMACTRRNLEVIRDLVEHGANPLLKNKDGWNSFHIASREGDPLILQYLLAVCPSAWRTESKIGRTPLHTAGVVQTCGMPPTACVSAEDSLGAQAIHRAAVTGQDEAIRFLVSELGVDVDARAGSTRLTALHFAAKEGHVSTVQTLLSLGADINSKDERNRSALHLACAGQHAACVQFLLSSGLQDSPDVTGILAQHLTRSPNVLQCFNHSTMAEGISRDSQ from the exons ATGGCCGCGCCCGCCGATCCGCGGCGTCTGTGCCGGCTGGTGCAGGACGGCCGGCTGTGCACCCTGCGCGAGGAGTTGCAGGCGGCGGGGCACGCGGGCTGCGCGGGGCCGGCCGGGGACACCCTCCTGCACTGCGCCGCCCGCCACGGCCGCCGGGACGTCTTGGCCTATCTGGTCGAGGCCTGGGATCTGGACATCGAAGCCGCCAACCGGGACTACAAGCGGCCTCTGCACGAGGCTGCCTCCATGGGCCACCGGAACTGCGTGCGGTACCTGCTGGGCCGGGGGGCCGCGGTCGACTGCCTGAAGAAGGCCGACTG GACTCCTCTGATGATGGCCTGCACGAGGAGAAACCTCGAGGTGATCCGGGATCTCGTGGAGCACGGTGCCAATCCGCTCCTGAAGAACAAAGATGGCTGGAACAGTTTTCACATCGCCAGCCGTGAGGGCGACCCTCTGATCCTCCAGTACCTGCTTGCGGTTTGCCCCTCTGCCTGGAGGACAGAAAGCAAGATCGGGAGGACCCCACTGCACACAGCAGGTGTGGTCCAGACCTGCGGGATGCCCCCCACG GCTTGTGTGTCTGCCGAGGACTCGCTGGGGGCCCAGGCCATCCACCGGGCAGCAGtcactgggcaggatgaagcCATCCGATTCCTGGTCTCGGAGCTTGGCGTCGACGTTGATGCAAGAGCAGGATCCACCCGTCTCACGGCACTTCACTTCGCAGCTAAG GAAGGTCACGTGAGCACAGTCCAGACGCTCTTATCCTTGGGTGCTGACATCAACTCCAAGGACGAAAGAAATCGATCAG CCCTGCACCTGGCCTGCGCGGGGCAGCACGCAGCCTGTGTCCAGTTCCTCCTGAGCTCCGGGCTCCAGGACTCTCCGGACGTCACGGGCATCCTGGCTCAGCATCTCACACGGAGCCCCAACGTCCTTCAGTGCTTCAACCACAGCACGATGGCTGAGGGCATTTCCAGAGATAGCCAGTGA
- the ANKRD16 gene encoding ankyrin repeat domain-containing protein 16 isoform X3: protein MAAPADPRRLCRLVQDGRLCTLREELQAAGHAGCAGPAGDTLLHCAARHGRRDVLAYLVEAWDLDIEAANRDYKRPLHEAASMGHRNCVRYLLGRGAAVDCLKKADWTPLMMACTRRNLEVIRDLVEHGANPLLKNKDGWNSFHIASREGDPLILQYLLAVCPSAWRTESKIGRTPLHTAAMHGCLEAVEVLLQRCQYEPDCRDRCGLTPFMDAVQCGHTDVARLLLKKHKACVSAEDSLGAQAIHRAAVTGQDEAIRFLVSELGVDVDARAGSTRLTALHFAAKEGHVSTVQTLLSLGADINSKDERNRSGLTAKEYTTQLELFLLSTFCLPS, encoded by the exons ATGGCCGCGCCCGCCGATCCGCGGCGTCTGTGCCGGCTGGTGCAGGACGGCCGGCTGTGCACCCTGCGCGAGGAGTTGCAGGCGGCGGGGCACGCGGGCTGCGCGGGGCCGGCCGGGGACACCCTCCTGCACTGCGCCGCCCGCCACGGCCGCCGGGACGTCTTGGCCTATCTGGTCGAGGCCTGGGATCTGGACATCGAAGCCGCCAACCGGGACTACAAGCGGCCTCTGCACGAGGCTGCCTCCATGGGCCACCGGAACTGCGTGCGGTACCTGCTGGGCCGGGGGGCCGCGGTCGACTGCCTGAAGAAGGCCGACTG GACTCCTCTGATGATGGCCTGCACGAGGAGAAACCTCGAGGTGATCCGGGATCTCGTGGAGCACGGTGCCAATCCGCTCCTGAAGAACAAAGATGGCTGGAACAGTTTTCACATCGCCAGCCGTGAGGGCGACCCTCTGATCCTCCAGTACCTGCTTGCGGTTTGCCCCTCTGCCTGGAGGACAGAAAGCAAGATCGGGAGGACCCCACTGCACACAGCAG CAATGCATGGCTGTTTAGAGGCAGTAGAGGTGCTTCTTCAGAG GTGCCAGTACGAACCGGACTGCAGAGACAGGTGTGGCCTCACGCCCTTCATGGACGCCGTTCAGTGTGGCCACACGGACGTGGCCAGGCTGCTCCTCAAAAAACACAAG GCTTGTGTGTCTGCCGAGGACTCGCTGGGGGCCCAGGCCATCCACCGGGCAGCAGtcactgggcaggatgaagcCATCCGATTCCTGGTCTCGGAGCTTGGCGTCGACGTTGATGCAAGAGCAGGATCCACCCGTCTCACGGCACTTCACTTCGCAGCTAAG GAAGGTCACGTGAGCACAGTCCAGACGCTCTTATCCTTGGGTGCTGACATCAACTCCAAGGACGAAAGAAATCGATCAG GACTGACCGCTAAGGAATACACCACACAACTTGAGTTGTTTCTTttgtctactttctgtctccccaGCTAG
- the ANKRD16 gene encoding ankyrin repeat domain-containing protein 16 isoform X2 produces the protein MAAPADPRRLCRLVQDGRLCTLREELQAAGHAGCAGPAGDTLLHCAARHGRRDVLAYLVEAWDLDIEAANRDYKRPLHEAASMGHRNCVRYLLGRGAAVDCLKKADWTPLMMACTRRNLEVIRDLVEHGANPLLKNKDGWNSFHIASREGDPLILQYLLAVCPSAWRTESKIGRTPLHTAAMHGCLEAVEVLLQRCQYEPDCRDRCGLTPFMDAVQCGHTDVARLLLKKHKACVSAEDSLGAQAIHRAAVTGQDEAIRFLVSELGVDVDARAGSTRLTALHFAAKEGHVSTVQTLLSLGADINSKDERNRSGGGPPPALGMRRLASWLDDSPLHSQTLSRVSDSLFLPSSGVDDGDEVCVWNP, from the exons ATGGCCGCGCCCGCCGATCCGCGGCGTCTGTGCCGGCTGGTGCAGGACGGCCGGCTGTGCACCCTGCGCGAGGAGTTGCAGGCGGCGGGGCACGCGGGCTGCGCGGGGCCGGCCGGGGACACCCTCCTGCACTGCGCCGCCCGCCACGGCCGCCGGGACGTCTTGGCCTATCTGGTCGAGGCCTGGGATCTGGACATCGAAGCCGCCAACCGGGACTACAAGCGGCCTCTGCACGAGGCTGCCTCCATGGGCCACCGGAACTGCGTGCGGTACCTGCTGGGCCGGGGGGCCGCGGTCGACTGCCTGAAGAAGGCCGACTG GACTCCTCTGATGATGGCCTGCACGAGGAGAAACCTCGAGGTGATCCGGGATCTCGTGGAGCACGGTGCCAATCCGCTCCTGAAGAACAAAGATGGCTGGAACAGTTTTCACATCGCCAGCCGTGAGGGCGACCCTCTGATCCTCCAGTACCTGCTTGCGGTTTGCCCCTCTGCCTGGAGGACAGAAAGCAAGATCGGGAGGACCCCACTGCACACAGCAG CAATGCATGGCTGTTTAGAGGCAGTAGAGGTGCTTCTTCAGAG GTGCCAGTACGAACCGGACTGCAGAGACAGGTGTGGCCTCACGCCCTTCATGGACGCCGTTCAGTGTGGCCACACGGACGTGGCCAGGCTGCTCCTCAAAAAACACAAG GCTTGTGTGTCTGCCGAGGACTCGCTGGGGGCCCAGGCCATCCACCGGGCAGCAGtcactgggcaggatgaagcCATCCGATTCCTGGTCTCGGAGCTTGGCGTCGACGTTGATGCAAGAGCAGGATCCACCCGTCTCACGGCACTTCACTTCGCAGCTAAG GAAGGTCACGTGAGCACAGTCCAGACGCTCTTATCCTTGGGTGCTGACATCAACTCCAAGGACGAAAGAAATCGATCAG GTGGAGGACCGCCCCCTGCCCTCGGGATGAGGAGGCTGGCTTCCTGGCTTGATGACAGCCCATTGCACAGTCAGACTCTTTCCAGGGTCTCTGATTCACTTTTTCTACCTTCGAGTGGAGTCGATGATGGGGATGAAGTCTGCGTCTGGAATCCTTAG
- the ANKRD16 gene encoding ankyrin repeat domain-containing protein 16 isoform X1: MAAPADPRRLCRLVQDGRLCTLREELQAAGHAGCAGPAGDTLLHCAARHGRRDVLAYLVEAWDLDIEAANRDYKRPLHEAASMGHRNCVRYLLGRGAAVDCLKKADWTPLMMACTRRNLEVIRDLVEHGANPLLKNKDGWNSFHIASREGDPLILQYLLAVCPSAWRTESKIGRTPLHTAAMHGCLEAVEVLLQRCQYEPDCRDRCGLTPFMDAVQCGHTDVARLLLKKHKACVSAEDSLGAQAIHRAAVTGQDEAIRFLVSELGVDVDARAGSTRLTALHFAAKEGHVSTVQTLLSLGADINSKDERNRSALHLACAGQHAACVQFLLSSGLQDSPDVTGILAQHLTRSPNVLQCFNHSTMAEGISRDSQ; this comes from the exons ATGGCCGCGCCCGCCGATCCGCGGCGTCTGTGCCGGCTGGTGCAGGACGGCCGGCTGTGCACCCTGCGCGAGGAGTTGCAGGCGGCGGGGCACGCGGGCTGCGCGGGGCCGGCCGGGGACACCCTCCTGCACTGCGCCGCCCGCCACGGCCGCCGGGACGTCTTGGCCTATCTGGTCGAGGCCTGGGATCTGGACATCGAAGCCGCCAACCGGGACTACAAGCGGCCTCTGCACGAGGCTGCCTCCATGGGCCACCGGAACTGCGTGCGGTACCTGCTGGGCCGGGGGGCCGCGGTCGACTGCCTGAAGAAGGCCGACTG GACTCCTCTGATGATGGCCTGCACGAGGAGAAACCTCGAGGTGATCCGGGATCTCGTGGAGCACGGTGCCAATCCGCTCCTGAAGAACAAAGATGGCTGGAACAGTTTTCACATCGCCAGCCGTGAGGGCGACCCTCTGATCCTCCAGTACCTGCTTGCGGTTTGCCCCTCTGCCTGGAGGACAGAAAGCAAGATCGGGAGGACCCCACTGCACACAGCAG CAATGCATGGCTGTTTAGAGGCAGTAGAGGTGCTTCTTCAGAG GTGCCAGTACGAACCGGACTGCAGAGACAGGTGTGGCCTCACGCCCTTCATGGACGCCGTTCAGTGTGGCCACACGGACGTGGCCAGGCTGCTCCTCAAAAAACACAAG GCTTGTGTGTCTGCCGAGGACTCGCTGGGGGCCCAGGCCATCCACCGGGCAGCAGtcactgggcaggatgaagcCATCCGATTCCTGGTCTCGGAGCTTGGCGTCGACGTTGATGCAAGAGCAGGATCCACCCGTCTCACGGCACTTCACTTCGCAGCTAAG GAAGGTCACGTGAGCACAGTCCAGACGCTCTTATCCTTGGGTGCTGACATCAACTCCAAGGACGAAAGAAATCGATCAG CCCTGCACCTGGCCTGCGCGGGGCAGCACGCAGCCTGTGTCCAGTTCCTCCTGAGCTCCGGGCTCCAGGACTCTCCGGACGTCACGGGCATCCTGGCTCAGCATCTCACACGGAGCCCCAACGTCCTTCAGTGCTTCAACCACAGCACGATGGCTGAGGGCATTTCCAGAGATAGCCAGTGA
- the ANKRD16 gene encoding ankyrin repeat domain-containing protein 16 isoform X5, which yields MAAPADPRRLCRLVQDGRLCTLREELQAAGHAGCAGPAGDTLLHCAARHGRRDVLAYLVEAWDLDIEAANRDYKRPLHEAASMGHRNCVRYLLGRGAAVDCLKKADWTPLMMACTRRNLEVIRDLVEHGANPLLKNKDGWNSFHIASREGDPLILQYLLAVCPSAWRTESKIGRTPLHTAAMHGCLEAVEVLLQRCQYEPDCRDRCGLTPFMDAVQCGHTDVARLLLKKHKACVSAEDSLGAQAIHRAAVTGQDEAIRFLVSELGVDVDARAGSTRLTALHFAAKEGHVSTVQTLLSLGADINSKDERNRSGFSLVITVV from the exons ATGGCCGCGCCCGCCGATCCGCGGCGTCTGTGCCGGCTGGTGCAGGACGGCCGGCTGTGCACCCTGCGCGAGGAGTTGCAGGCGGCGGGGCACGCGGGCTGCGCGGGGCCGGCCGGGGACACCCTCCTGCACTGCGCCGCCCGCCACGGCCGCCGGGACGTCTTGGCCTATCTGGTCGAGGCCTGGGATCTGGACATCGAAGCCGCCAACCGGGACTACAAGCGGCCTCTGCACGAGGCTGCCTCCATGGGCCACCGGAACTGCGTGCGGTACCTGCTGGGCCGGGGGGCCGCGGTCGACTGCCTGAAGAAGGCCGACTG GACTCCTCTGATGATGGCCTGCACGAGGAGAAACCTCGAGGTGATCCGGGATCTCGTGGAGCACGGTGCCAATCCGCTCCTGAAGAACAAAGATGGCTGGAACAGTTTTCACATCGCCAGCCGTGAGGGCGACCCTCTGATCCTCCAGTACCTGCTTGCGGTTTGCCCCTCTGCCTGGAGGACAGAAAGCAAGATCGGGAGGACCCCACTGCACACAGCAG CAATGCATGGCTGTTTAGAGGCAGTAGAGGTGCTTCTTCAGAG GTGCCAGTACGAACCGGACTGCAGAGACAGGTGTGGCCTCACGCCCTTCATGGACGCCGTTCAGTGTGGCCACACGGACGTGGCCAGGCTGCTCCTCAAAAAACACAAG GCTTGTGTGTCTGCCGAGGACTCGCTGGGGGCCCAGGCCATCCACCGGGCAGCAGtcactgggcaggatgaagcCATCCGATTCCTGGTCTCGGAGCTTGGCGTCGACGTTGATGCAAGAGCAGGATCCACCCGTCTCACGGCACTTCACTTCGCAGCTAAG GAAGGTCACGTGAGCACAGTCCAGACGCTCTTATCCTTGGGTGCTGACATCAACTCCAAGGACGAAAGAAATCGATCAG GCTTTTCATTGGTCATTACAGTGGTTTAG